The DNA window GCGTCTGTTGTCTCGCACAGATGCGGAGACTCTGTTGTCCGGGAGCAGCCGAGCTGGGAGCTTGCTGCTCAGGGTCCCTTGATGTTGGAGCTGAGCGTCAGCCAGGCCTGCAGTCActtgaaggcttgactggggccgAAAGAGCCCCTTCTCGATGGCTCGCTTCCCACGTGAACCTCTCCGGAGGGCTGCTTGCGTGTCCCCGTGACCCAAGCCAGCAAGGCAGAGGGGATGTTGTTAATGCCCCGTTTCAGAGTCACgtgctgcctcttcctctctgttctCCTGCTGACCCAGGCCACCCTGATGGGGTCGGCGGGGACCCTGAGGTTATGTGTCCCAGGGAGGTGGGTGCGGTGGGACCACCTTGGAGGGATGACTTGACCCTCTGACTTCCATGGCCCGGTGCCCAACAGGTGCTTCCAGAACTGCCCCCGCCATTTGTTTTGAGAGCTTGGTGATGGAATCAAGGGCAGCTGCCAGTATTGATTTCCCCTTCCATGTTTTGTAACCTCACAGATCGGGTGCTACCAGGGTTTTGCTTTTGCTTGGAGGTGTCTCCTGCACAGTTGTGCCACCGAGAAGGACAGGTAAAGCTCGAGacatctttcttctttggtaTCGGGACCAGGAGTCCTGCTTCCACGGCTGACCGTGACCTTGAGCAGTTGCCGCCtcggtctcctcatctgtaaaatggtgaaaCTGATCAGGCCGACCGTGAACGTTGTTGGGAGGGTTGCAAGAAGAGGGGGTTGAAAGTGCCACGTGTGTTCTTGCTGTTGGATGAACGTCTGTTGTCGTTGCTTCTCAAGAGTCCTCTCACCTCCCCTGCCTTGTCCGGGAAGCCTTCGAGCGCCACGTGGCCTTTCAATACCGCCGATCAAACAGTGTGGAAATTCTATCTTCTCgttcctctttctcctgccttTCTAATACACAGAGTACAGCAGTCTGGGTATGAGCAGGGCTCAGAAGTGGTGGCTCCCTTGTCACCGGGCTGTTAATGGAGCCAAAAGGTGTGCCTACAAGGGTACTGccttttccagagttcctgctgtggggcaacgggattggcagcgtcttgggagcgcagggacgcaggtttgatccctggcccggcacagtgggttaaagatctggtgttgccactgctgtggcttaggtcacaactgtggctctgatgtgatccctggcccggagctccatatgctgtgggggaggccaaaaaagaaaaaaaaaaaagactgcattttcTGTGTTTCACGCATGCAGGTCAAGAACCGAAGCACTGAGCAGGCCTTAGCTTAGCTGCTGTTTGTACTGTTGTAGCCTTGGGAACCCGCCCTGACTGTGTGCTGCTCCCGGAAGCCCTGGGGCCCGTTGCACTggtcttcactctttttttttttcttgttctttggcTGTACCCCCggcgtgtggaagttccggggccggGAGTCGAACGTgcgctgcagttgcagcaacaccggatccttaacctgtgccgCAGGGCAACTGGGTCTTCACCCTTAAGCTGGAAACAGACTCTCAAGTGACAGAAGCCCTCCTGCTGCTTGTGGGGACCGAGGCTCGGCTTTGCTAGGCGCTCTGTGTCTTTCCCATGCCCGGTGGCTTGCCTGGCCTGGTGGGGCACCAGGAGAGTGGGTGACAGAGCTGGGAAGGTGCTTTGTCACCttataggaaatattttgaatttctagACGGTCAGGGCAGGGACGCTCGCAGCAGACTCTGGGTGATTCTGGGATCGTTTCTCTGACCTGTGCTGTCACTGGCCTGCTCCATTCGTGTCAACAGTGGGAGTTGACCGAATCCATCCACTAGCCAAGGGCCACCCTGGGGAGAGTTCCCCCTGAAGACTCAGTCAGTGATCCAGTTGGGACAGTGGTTGGCAGCCCATGGCACCAGTGGATGGCGGTCGTAGATGAGTGTGGCTTCCCACTCCTGGTCCATAAAAGGGGGTGTGGGCCACGGTCCAGGAAGTTTCCAGCagccgccccctcctcccacatGGGTCTGCTGGCTCGTGGACGGTGCTGCACCAGCAAGAAGGGTCCCACTCTTGGGGGCTGCCAGCCCatgcccagggcaggggtcccTCGCCTCTCAAAGCTGTGCCCCCTGTCGGTCCATGTGGTTGGGTGGGGCTGCTGGAAGTCCCATGGCCCACCTCCCTGGACCTGGGGGTCTCTTTGAAATGCAACCTAAAACCCTCTATCTTAGAGCAGGGGGTTTTTGGTTTTCTAAGTCTACAGTTTTTACAAGATGCTAgtgggggagggtgagggagtgtgGTGGATTGGAGCTcagggttaatggatgcaaactgtcGCCTTTGGAGTGGAtcgtgcgaaaatagaatgtgtacgtgtgagtgtacctgggtcaccatgccggacactaggaaaaacaaattgtactggggaaacaacagttaaaaaaattaaaaaggaaaaagtggtaGAAGGTGGACAGTGGAGCTGCTTTAAGTAAGGCTTTGATAGAGAAGCACCTGCTGTCCGCCCGGCCCTCTGGTGAGGCCGGGGCTTGAACACTGGAGCCGCCCAGTGGAGCGCGGTCTCAGCCTGAGGCTGGCGTCTTCCATCCCGGGACCGCTTTCTGATCCATCCCGAGACGCCCCTCTGCCCTCCCGCAGCCAGGAGCGGGTCACACCCTCCTGCTGGCCCTGGCTCTGACCGGTGATGCCCTGGGTGTGTCCGGGCCCGTCGCTGCCTGCCGAGGCGAAAGCATCCTGGTGGAGTCCAGGCCTTCCCACAGGGTGGCCTCCGCCCTCCGTCTCCCTGGAGGCCGAGTGCTTGTTGCCTAAATGAACCCGCCTTGACCTGTTGTAGGTTCGCCTTTTCTCAGGAAAGTGGCTGTCATGGTTCCTATAAACTGACTTAAAGACAGCAGACTGAGCAAGTCCTGGCCGCTTTGAATGTTTGAATGGCTGGGGATTTGTCCTCAGGCTGAGTTCTTTGAGATTCCCCTGGGTCAGGCACACGCCACACCCGGTGATGAGGTGCGGTCTGGGGGAGGCTGCCCGCAGGCTCCCTTGTAGCAGCCAGAAGGACACCTGCACGAATCCTCTTTGAGTGGCAGCCCCGGCCTCTGGAATCAGGGGGCTGGGGCGGCTCCTGCtcattgagcacctgctctgtagTAGGTTCTGGACCCTGCCTGGACTGCAGAGCCTCCTGAGAGCCTGCGGGGTGGCTCTTAGGGCTCGTTTTACAGAGGCGGACGCCACGGCTCAGCGAAGGGAAACGCCCGTGAGCCCTGGGCCGGTCgtgccctgcccgccccccccagcTGAGCTCTCAGGGGAGCGGAACTCAAAACACCAGATAGCAGCCTCTGCCCTGTGAAGGGAGGGGGCTGCCGAGCTCCCAGAGTTTGAAGGTTCCAGATCCTGGCAgattccccgcccccccccccccccccgggtctAGAGCAGGTGTGCTCACGCCCTGCGTGCTTTCCTGCCTGGTTCTGGGTGCTCCTGGGTCAGGCCTGCTTGTCGGGGTTGCCTCtgcccctgggctggggtggggccggGCCTGTAAGCTCGCAACACACTCGATGTCGGGGTGCGGGTGTGGGCAGGCGggcagtgctgggggtggggctgatgAGGTCTGTCTCGGGCTTCTGAACCCAGAGCCAGCGAGTGGCCTCCTCGCCACACGAGCCAAGCCTGTTGCGTCCAAAAGCCTGTATTTCTGTGTTTTACAGCAAAAAGATGAAGGTCTTAGAGTCATTGATTGGAATGATTCAGAAATTCCCTTATGACGACCCTACTTACGATAAACTCCACGAAGACTTAGACAGGATCAGAGGGAAGTTTAAGCAGGTTGGTGCGCGCGGCCGGTTTCTTTTGGATCGGGGTCCCCTGGCCTTCCCGCGCGGGGCTGGGCGTCCACTTTGCCGATGGTTTGGGGGCCGCCTGTGCTCTCTGAGTGGTCAGTGAAAGGCACCCAGCTCTGTATCTCGACGAGAGGCAGGTGGGGACGGGAGAGGCGGGGGCGAGAGCGCGGAGGCGGCGTCGGGCCGGCAAGAGCCCGGCTGGGGCGCGTGCCTGTCTCATGTGGAAATCCAGCTTGCTTCTTCTGTGTTTTCAGCTTTGTTCGTTACTAAACGTTCAGCCGGACTTTAAAATTAGTGCGGAAGGTTCTGGACTTGCCTTTTGAGGTGGACAGACGAACAAAAGACGAACCATCGAGGAACAGATGTCCGTATGTTAAGTGTTCAAAACTGTGATTAAAGGCAAAACAGTGGCGGGTGTTCATTGTTCTGCGGGGAGGCTTCCTGCCCCCAGGTCCGCCTGTGTCGCCTGGGTGCCCGCGGGGCCT is part of the Sus scrofa isolate TJ Tabasco breed Duroc chromosome 2, Sscrofa11.1, whole genome shotgun sequence genome and encodes:
- the ORAOV1 gene encoding oral cancer-overexpressed protein 1 codes for the protein MAGTQDMFDAIVMADERFHGEGYQEGYEEGSGLGLIEGRQHGTFHGAKIGSEIGCYQGFAFAWRCLLHSCATEKDSKKMKVLESLIGMIQKFPYDDPTYDKLHEDLDRIRGKFKQLCSLLNVQPDFKISAEGSGLAF